A genome region from Acetonema longum DSM 6540 includes the following:
- a CDS encoding ornithine cyclodeaminase family protein yields the protein MLLLSKHDIQKVFSMKDAIEADKVAFRIFTEGKSVVPLRTNIPAPKHEGTFLFMPAYAADLDCASVKIINIFPNNINKGIPSAPAQVLLIDGTNGFVIAVLDGTYVTQLRTGAASGAAFDVLARKAAKKGALIGTGGQAAAQLEAMLCARNLQEVKVYDLNLERTKEFAAKMQAELKAYGTKIEAAASSDAAIDDADLIVTVTPSSKPVFDGTKVKKGTTVSCVGSYQPHMQEMDPVILTRASKIYFDSQEAVLSEAGDILIPLANGTIAENDFTGELGNVLLGNIPGRDHDDEIIVFKTVGIGTQDLVTAKCIYDKAVAMNIGAKWDA from the coding sequence GTGCTGTTACTATCGAAACATGACATTCAAAAAGTTTTTTCCATGAAAGACGCGATTGAGGCAGACAAAGTGGCATTTCGTATCTTTACTGAAGGCAAAAGCGTGGTGCCGCTCCGTACCAATATTCCGGCGCCAAAGCATGAAGGTACGTTCTTATTTATGCCGGCCTATGCGGCGGACTTGGATTGCGCCTCCGTCAAAATTATTAATATTTTTCCCAACAATATTAATAAAGGAATTCCATCAGCGCCAGCCCAGGTTTTGCTGATTGATGGAACCAATGGGTTTGTCATTGCGGTTTTAGACGGGACATATGTGACGCAACTCCGGACAGGAGCTGCGTCAGGGGCGGCATTTGATGTACTGGCAAGAAAAGCTGCGAAAAAAGGCGCTTTGATCGGGACCGGCGGGCAGGCGGCCGCGCAGTTGGAAGCGATGCTTTGCGCCCGCAATCTGCAAGAAGTAAAAGTATATGATTTGAACCTTGAAAGAACCAAGGAATTTGCAGCAAAGATGCAGGCGGAATTAAAGGCATACGGAACAAAGATTGAAGCGGCGGCAAGTTCCGATGCGGCAATTGACGATGCTGATCTGATCGTTACAGTTACTCCTTCCTCAAAGCCGGTTTTTGACGGCACGAAAGTGAAAAAAGGCACAACCGTCAGTTGCGTTGGCTCTTATCAGCCTCATATGCAGGAAATGGACCCGGTTATCTTAACAAGAGCCAGCAAGATTTATTTTGACTCTCAAGAAGCCGTGTTGTCGGAAGCCGGGGATATTTTGATCCCTCTTGCCAACGGAACGATTGCAGAAAATGATTTTACCGGCGAACTGGGTAATGTTTTATTAGGGAATATCCCTGGAAGAGATCATGATGATGAAATCATCGTATTTAAAACAGTTGGGATTGGCACACAAGACCTGGTCACTGCAAAGTGCATTTATGACAAGGCGGTGGCAATGAATATTGGAGCTAAGTGGGATGCTTAA
- a CDS encoding tautomerase family protein has translation MVRLVRYGCSCHQLDLMGYVASQTRYRGPVLFIMPAFPAGRAGNLAAKIYIGEGKNMPHISLMLYPGRTLATKEEFTKKLQALTVAELGCKMEQVSVSIEEVARENWQKDVVEQVKPGSMIIQPNF, from the coding sequence TTGGTGCGCTTGGTCAGGTACGGTTGCTCTTGTCATCAGCTTGATTTGATGGGCTATGTTGCCAGTCAAACTCGCTATAGAGGCCCTGTATTGTTTATCATGCCGGCCTTTCCCGCAGGTCGAGCGGGAAATCTTGCAGCAAAAATCTATATAGGGGAGGGGAAGAATATGCCGCACATTTCATTGATGTTGTATCCAGGGCGAACTTTAGCCACAAAAGAAGAATTTACGAAAAAATTGCAAGCTTTGACTGTGGCGGAACTTGGTTGCAAGATGGAGCAGGTGTCAGTGTCCATTGAAGAAGTTGCAAGGGAAAACTGGCAAAAAGATGTGGTGGAACAAGTAAAACCAGGAAGCATGATAATTCAACCAAACTTTTGA
- a CDS encoding reverse transcriptase/maturase family protein — MEHVKLIEKLEGYRRRNAVNHGYINCDLYRLFYDRDPELITAMRAESYLPQPNRTTMIPKKNGKMRKLSFPTGKDKLVQEAIRMILECIYEPTFSNLSHGFRPKRSTQSAIAEIETWKGTIWFMEGDIAACFDEIDHRILEFILRERIHDERFIRLINKILKAGYFDMQRNYHRTQTGNAQGSCCSPILCNIYLDKLDRFMEQIIERDTKGKYRRQNPEYTRARYQYHKALHNGSDPLLTESLLREWNKFSATDRFDPQFRRIRYVRYADDFLIGIIAPKSYAVELKQQIKDFLQYKLALRLSDEKTVITHAAEHDVAFLGYILRKGYGKHNRFQNRPFDPTLRILMNTEGILKRLREHGMCTASGYPIGITRLFRESPQDILQYANQVLRGLLHQQSGCYNFSEGWRIQYIIQFSVAKTLARKFDISLKKVFARYGYSLRMHYKKRQGIHSLCRPCPLPIICKAQELLLDRQIGSDIVPTAYLQPGQSAYRWLLHLR, encoded by the coding sequence ATGGAGCATGTAAAACTCATAGAGAAACTGGAGGGTTATCGTCGTCGCAATGCCGTCAACCATGGCTATATCAACTGTGACCTCTATCGGCTGTTTTACGATCGGGATCCGGAATTGATCACTGCCATGCGGGCCGAATCCTACCTGCCTCAGCCAAACAGAACCACCATGATACCCAAGAAGAATGGTAAAATGCGTAAGCTAAGCTTTCCAACCGGAAAGGACAAGCTGGTTCAAGAGGCCATCCGCATGATCTTGGAATGTATTTATGAACCTACCTTTTCCAACCTCTCACATGGGTTTAGACCCAAACGTTCTACCCAAAGCGCCATTGCTGAGATAGAGACCTGGAAAGGGACGATTTGGTTCATGGAGGGTGACATTGCCGCTTGCTTTGATGAAATCGACCATCGCATACTAGAATTCATCCTTAGGGAACGAATTCACGATGAGCGCTTTATCAGACTCATCAATAAAATCCTCAAGGCCGGATACTTTGATATGCAGCGCAACTACCATAGGACTCAGACTGGAAATGCCCAAGGCTCCTGCTGCAGCCCCATTCTCTGCAATATCTACCTTGATAAGCTGGACCGGTTCATGGAGCAGATTATCGAGCGCGATACCAAGGGAAAATACCGCAGACAGAATCCGGAATACACCAGGGCTAGATACCAATACCACAAGGCTCTCCATAATGGCAGCGACCCCTTGCTGACGGAATCTCTGTTACGAGAATGGAATAAATTCTCGGCTACGGATCGGTTTGATCCTCAATTCCGCAGGATAAGGTATGTCCGGTATGCCGATGACTTTTTGATTGGTATCATTGCCCCTAAGTCCTATGCTGTAGAACTCAAACAGCAAATCAAGGATTTTCTTCAATACAAGCTGGCTTTGCGCTTAAGCGACGAGAAAACTGTTATTACACACGCCGCGGAGCATGACGTGGCCTTTCTCGGCTACATCCTTCGCAAGGGCTACGGCAAACACAACAGGTTTCAAAACCGCCCTTTTGACCCTACCCTCCGTATCCTGATGAATACGGAGGGCATCTTAAAAAGGTTACGCGAACATGGTATGTGTACGGCAAGTGGCTATCCCATTGGCATCACCCGGCTCTTTAGAGAATCTCCGCAAGATATCCTCCAGTATGCCAACCAGGTCCTGCGGGGACTGCTCCATCAGCAGTCTGGCTGCTACAATTTCTCTGAAGGCTGGCGTATCCAGTACATCATACAGTTTTCTGTGGCTAAAACTTTGGCCCGAAAATTTGACATTAGCCTCAAGAAGGTATTTGCCCGTTACGGCTACTCTCTACGGATGCACTACAAAAAACGCCAAGGGATTCACTCGCTCTGTCGGCCTTGCCCTTTACCAATCATTTGCAAGGCACAAGAACTTCTTCTTGACCGCCAAATTGGCAGTGACATCGTTCCAACTGCCTACTTACAACCCGGTCAATCCGCTTACCGGTGGTTGCTACATCTGCGGTAA